The following proteins are encoded in a genomic region of Ctenopharyngodon idella isolate HZGC_01 chromosome 12, HZGC01, whole genome shotgun sequence:
- the aco2 gene encoding aconitate hydratase, mitochondrial, producing the protein MSSYTRTSYSSVTSLSVNKMATYCLTVARLQLALGQGARRFHVAAALNAKAQVSMSRFEPSSYVNYDKLRSNIDIVRKRLNRPLTLSEKIVYGHLDDPAGQEIARGRTYLRLRPDRVAMQDATAQMAMLQFISSGLPRVAVPSTIHCDHLIEAQTGGAQDLQRAKEVNQEVYSFLASAGAKYGVGFWKPGSGIIHQIILENYAYPGVMLIGTDSHTPNGGGLGCICIGVGGADAVDVMAGIPWELKCPNVIGVKLTGTLSGWTSPKDVILKVAGILTVKGGTGAIVEYHGPGVDSISCTGMATICNMGAEIGATTSVFPYNHRMRTYLEKTGRGEIAALADENQDLLVPDSGCQYDQLIELNLSELKPHINGPFTPDLAHPVSDIGSVAEKNGWPLEVKVGLIGSCTNSSYEDMGRAASLAKQALDKGLKCKAQFTVTPGSEQIRATIERDGYAKVLRDVGGVVLANACGPCIGQWDRRDVKKGEKNTIVTSFNRNFTARNDANPATHAFVTSPEIVTALAIAGTLNFNPETDFLTAPNGEKFKLVPPTGDELPTLDFDPGQDTYQHPPPDGSGLKVDVNPQSNRLQLLEPFDKWSGKDLEDLQVLIKVKGKCTTDHISAAGPWLKFRGHLDNISNNLLIGAVNIENDAVNKIRNLLTGEFGGVPDVARYYKKHNVSWVVVGDENYGEGSSREHAALEPRHLGGRAIIVKSFARIHETNLKKQGLLPLTFSNPADYDKIRPDDKISIVGLKSFAPGKPLNAIIKHIDGSTETIELNHTFNETQIEWFKAGSALNRMKELQK; encoded by the exons ATGAGTTCATATACCCGCACGTCATATTCTAGCGTCACATCTTTGTCAGTGAACAAAATGGCAACCTACTGCTTAACCGTCGCCCGGCTTCAG CTCGCTCTGGGTCAGGGTGCCCGGCGCTTTCATGTGGCGGCAGCTCTCAACGCCAAGGCCCAGGTGTCCATGAGCCGCTTTGAGCCAAGCTCTTACGTCAACTATGACAAGCTTCGCTCAAATATTGACATTGTGCGCAAAAG ACTCAATCGGCCACTCACCCTGTCAGAGAAGATTGTCTATGGCCATCTGGATGACCCGGCTGGACAGGAAATCGCTCGAGGGCGCACATACTTGCGCCTGCGACCCGATCGAGTTGCTATGCAAGATGCAACAGCACAGATGGCCATGCTGCAGTTCATCAGCAGTGGACTCCCAAGAGTGGCAGTGCCATCCACCATCCACTGTGACCATCTTATTGAGGCCCAGACCGGAGGAGCCCAAGATCTACAGAGGGCAAAG GAAGTGAATCAAGAGGTTTACAGTTTCCTTGCTAGCGCTGGAGCTAAATATGGTGTTGGCTTTTGGAAACCTGGCTCTGGGATAATCCATCAG attaTCTTGGAGAACTATGCGTACCCTGGAGTCATGTTGATTGGTACAGACTCTCACACCCCTAACGGTGGTGGTCTGGGCTGCATCTGCATTGGAGTTGGTGGAGCTGATGCTGTTGATGTCATGGCAGGCATCCCCTGGGAGCTGAAGTGCCCAAAC GTCATCGGTGTGAAACTAACAGGCACATTATCTGGCTGGACCTCACCAAAAGATGTCATCCTTAAAGTTGCTGGAATTTTGACTGTGAAGGGTGGCACTGGTGCCATTGTGGAGTACCACGGCCCTGGTGTAGACTCTATCTCCTGCACAG GAATGGCCACCATCTGTAATATGGGTGCTGAAATTGGAGCCACCACCTCTGTGTTTCCTTACAACCACCGTATGAGGACTTACTTGGAGAAGACTGGTCGTGGAG AAATCGCTGCTCTAGCAGATGAGAACCAAGATCTGCTGGTACCTGACTCTGGTTGTCAGTACGACCAACTGATCGAACTTAATCTAAGTGAG CTGAAGCCTCACATCAATGGCCCATTTACTCCTGACCTGGCCCACCCTGTTTCAGACATCGGGTCTGTCGCTGAGAAGAATGGCTGGCCACTGGAGGTTAAAGTTG GTCTGATTGGAAGCTGCACCAACTCCAGTTATGAGGACATGGGCAGAGCTGCCTCCTTGGCCAAACAAGCACTCGACAAAGGACTCAAATGCAAAGCCCAGTTCACAGTCACCCCTGGGTCCGAGCAGATTCGTGCCACGATTGAGCGAGATGGCTAT GCTAAAGTGTTGAGGGATGTTGGTGGAGTTGTCCTGGCTAATGCCTGTGGACCCTGCATTGGTCAGTGGGACAG ACGTGACGTTAAGAAGGGAGAAAAGAACACCATTGTTACATCATTCAACAGAAACTTCACAGCCAGAAATGATGCTAACCCTGCCACTCATGCTTTTGTCACCTCACCAGAG ATTGTCACAGCCCTTGCCATTGCAGGCACACTGAATTTCAACCCTGAGACTGACTTTCTCACAGCCCCCAATGGAGAGAAGTTTAAACTGGTGCCGCCCACAGGAGATGAGCTTCCTACTCTTGATTTCGATCCAGGTCAGGACACCTACCAGCACCCACCACCTGATGGGTCTGGTCTGAAAGTAGATGTTAACCCTCAGAGCAACCGTCTGCAGCTGCTCGAGCCCTTCGACAAATGGAGTGGAAAAGACCTTGAGGACCTCCAAGTGCTCATCAAG GTAAAAGGAAAGTGCACCACCGACCACATCAGTGCTGCTGGACCCTGGCTGAAGTTCCGTGGCCACCTCGATAACATTTCCAATAACCTTCTCATTGGTGCCGTTAATATTGAGAATGATGCTGTCAATAAAATTCGCAACCTTCTGACTGGAGAGTTTGGTGGCGTCCCTGATGTTGCCCGCTATTACAAA AAGCACAATGTTTCATGGGTAGTTGTAGGCGATGAAAACTACGGTGAGGGTTCCAGCAGAGAGCATGCGGCTCTGGAGCCCAGACATCTAGGAGGGAGGGCCATCATTGTGAAGAGCTTTGCTAGAATCCATG AAACTAACTTAAAGAAACAGGGTCTGCTGCCCCTCACCTTCTCCAATCCTGCTGATTATGACAAAATCCGCCCAGATGATAAAATCTCCATTGTAGGGCTTAAGAGCTTTGCCCCTGGAAAG